Proteins from a single region of Sandaracinaceae bacterium:
- a CDS encoding macro domain-containing protein: protein MDCRVFVGSLVDASLRADAIVNASNPEVALGTGVSGAIREACGGAPYQRLVRSAWEEEFDEPLGPDDCLVTTAGTASAFRWVLHVAAVDYRKPDPETGGPSGPTRIERCTRAALDAAEELAMSESAESFVLGLPLLGAGHGGAGETASAGAMVRALRGWAGPTRQVSTVVFAVLEEPTARIVRAALGL, encoded by the coding sequence ATGGACTGCCGCGTGTTCGTGGGGAGCCTCGTCGACGCCAGCCTGCGCGCTGACGCCATCGTGAACGCCTCGAACCCGGAGGTGGCGTTGGGCACTGGGGTAAGCGGCGCGATTCGCGAGGCGTGCGGCGGCGCCCCGTACCAACGGCTGGTGCGGAGCGCGTGGGAGGAAGAGTTCGACGAGCCCCTCGGGCCGGACGACTGCCTCGTCACGACGGCGGGTACAGCGAGCGCGTTCCGGTGGGTGCTGCACGTGGCTGCTGTGGACTATCGCAAGCCCGACCCCGAGACGGGTGGACCGTCGGGCCCGACCCGCATCGAGCGATGCACGCGCGCCGCGCTAGACGCCGCCGAGGAGCTCGCCATGTCGGAGTCCGCCGAGTCGTTCGTGCTCGGCCTTCCGCTGCTCGGGGCGGGACACGGCGGGGCCGGCGAGACCGCATCAGCGGGCGCGATGGTGCGCGCCCTACGCGGGTGGGCCGGCCCGACGCGCCAGGTGTCGACCGTCGTGTTCGCGGTCCTGGAGGAGCCCACGGCGCGTATCGTTCGCGCTGCTCTCGGGCTATGA